From a region of the Drosophila ananassae strain 14024-0371.13 chromosome XL, ASM1763931v2, whole genome shotgun sequence genome:
- the LOC6503989 gene encoding zinc finger protein 239, translating into MEELDHNNNSNYSGCLEEFKLFAQLDDDLPGELFSPSPELDLLGMGFSLIEPSPVREEEQPPEPAKKRSRGSVRDHTCDVCGRRFSEAYNLRIHKMTHTDEKPHRCQECGKGFRQLNKLRIHSVTHTEDRPHKCDICGKGFRYANYLSVHRRLHTGEKPYPCLTDNCDLTFHSVHARRIHTKLRHPEDREQEQTSSLSYTCPVCGRVLTDQCYLSTHLKRHYNQRDYACPHPECGKRFFSASELKHHQIAHSQLRPFGCPVCAARFLRKSNFKQHLRVHEER; encoded by the coding sequence ATGGAGGAGTTGGatcacaacaacaacagcaactacAGCGGTTGCCTGGAGGAGTTCAAGCTATTCGCCCAGCTGGATGATGATTTGCCGGGAGAGCTCTTCAGTCCCAGCCCGGAGCTGGATCTCCTCGGGATGGGCTTCAGTCTGATCGAACCATCCCCGGTCCGAGAAGAGGAGCAGCCTCCAGAGCCAGCCAAGAAGCGTTCCCGGGGATCGGTGAGGGACCACACCTGCGACGTCTGCGGGCGGCGTTTTTCGGAGGCCTACAACCTTCGCATCCATAAGATGACCCACACGGACGAGAAGCCCCACCGATGCCAGGAGTGCGGCAAGGGCTTCCGGCAGCTGAACAAGCTCCGCATCCACTCGGTCACCCACACCGAGGATCGGCCCCACAAGTGCGACATCTGCGGGAAGGGATTCCGCTACGCCAACTACCTATCCGTTCACCGGCGCCTCCACACCGGCGAGAAGCCGTATCCCTGCCTGACAGACAACTGTGATCTCACCTTCCACTCGGTCCACGCCCGCCGCATCCACACGAAGCTCAGGCACCCGGAGGATCGAGAGCAGGAGCAGACCTCCTCCCTCAGCTACACCTGCCCGGTGTGCGGCCGGGTGCTCACCGACCAATGCTACTTGAGCACCCACCTGAAGCGGCATTACAACCAGCGGGACTACGCCTGCCCGCATCCGGAGTGCGGCAAGCGGTTCTTCAGCGCCTCGGAGCTGAAGCACCACCAGATCGCCCACTCCCAGCTGCGGCCCTTCGGGTGTCCTGTGTGTGCGGCGCGATTCCTGCGGAAGTCCAACTTCAAGCAGCATCTCAGGGTGCACGAGGAGAGATGA
- the LOC6503988 gene encoding dynein regulatory complex protein 1 homolog, with the protein MDDNEDELEEHQEADLLSDVSGEEEEEVEQEVGPMASWESFNERIDGMIYNEHCDKSVKKLDERRLAILNRVRQQFREAPKGVVERCQAQKSPIDQQLELSSERLDELVRFGNELVTNVRVANERRELNRRLFEATQKNQVQVKLQRESMETMARFSDIKARWTELEEINEPMMLWDQIEEQKKRIAEIMARKDEMIASCQAEVDRMNTKYEFDRGRQAQDLCCLVERVDHQVETLKEAYKQHLQMLRHTIEEERQIFAVSAVEKWRTFFDAMNANFDEKASLVRAREQFYARQTQQINESQEELTKSTRIRLEKECERLELELRRTRDNVLMNSEKLDYNYQVLQKRNEENVIINNQQKRRVARLHEAIGRTRRGLKNLYLTGKRNIARLSSDIYKLHANINDMESKAHQARLNNREKFDRIWEINYQELNLLVDRVYHIDRIIHEQQLAMPWSRPVAPIPNINKSKKKRNNILEKFDMRIGRVPKNRVVSKSGPKHRPDIKELPPESLRLMRNLIRKLSDRGGFLIEERLLKILEPYSEEDKCLVRIDNIFAALRIRHLRDVKELTKVFMPYTYCPNCQPQGLSPRKCAEVFMKDQKPNRLHNQPEGGEQQQQQDSDRNEVFLNKREEAAKKCHNHYLVMEPALCLHAMNLFTSKMHKQMYEHEPGSNMNAVNLIQISDTQIRDFWRQFSACFPASKCKLWKTLEHGLNHYVEVLKMRVQYDAEVVFLRRQNEELRHLLQKFTV; encoded by the exons ATGGACGACAACGAGGACGAGCTGGAGGAGCACCAGGAGGCGGACCTGCTCAGCGACGTGAGcggcgaggaggaggaggaggtcgaGCAGGAAGTCGGCCCCATGGCCAGTTGGGAGTCCTTTAACGAGCGCATCGATGGCATGATCTACAATGAGCACTGCGACAAGTCGGTCAAGAAGCTGGACGAGCGCCGACTGGCTATTCTCAACCGAGTCCGCCAGCAGTTTCGGGAGGCGCCGAAGGGTGTGGTGGAGCGCTGCCAGGCCCAGAAGTCACCCATCGACCAGCAGCTGGAGCTGTCCAGCGAGCGCCTGGACGAGCTGGTGCGCTTCGGCAACGAGCTGGTGACCAATGTCCGGGTTGCCAACGAGCGGCGCGAACTGAATCGCCGCCTGTTCGAGGCCACGCAAAAGAACCAGGTGCAGGTGAAGCTTCAGCGCGAGAGCATGGAGACGATGGCCCGTTTCTCGGACATAAAG GCCCGCTGGACAGAGCTGGAGGAGATCAACGAGCCGATGATGCTGTGGGACCAGATCGAGGAGCAGAAGAAGCGCATCGCCGAAATTATGGCCCGAAAGGACGAGATGATAGCCTCCTGTCAGGCCGAGGTCGATCGCATGAACACCAAATACGAATTCGACCGCGGGCGGCAGGCCCAGGACTTGTGCTGTTTGGTGGAGCGCGTGGACCATCAGGTGGAGACGCTGAAGGAGGCCTACAAGCAGCACCTGCAGATGCTGCGGCACACCATCGAGGAGGAGCGCCAGATCTTCGCCGTGAGCGCCGTGGAGAAGTGGCGCACCTTCTTCGATGCGATGAACGCCAACTTCGACGAGAAGGCCAGCCTGGTGAGGGCGCGGGAGCAGTTTTATGCTCGGCAGACCCAGCAGATCAACGAGTCGCAGGAGGAGCTGACCAAGAGCACGCGCATCCGGCTGGAGAAGGAGTGCGAGCGGCTGGAGCTCGAGCTGCGACGCACTCGGGATAATGTGCTGATGAACTCCGAGAAGCTCGACTACAACTACCAGGTGCTGCAGAAGCGCAACGAGGAGAACGTGATAATCAACAATCAGCAGAAGCGACGGGTGGCCAGGCTGCACGAGGCCATTGGGCGCACCAGACGTGGCCTGAAGAACCTCTATCTGACCGGGAAGCGGAACATTGCCCGCCTCTCCTCGGACATCTACAAGCTCCACGCAAACATCAACGACATGGAGTCGAAGGCCCACCAGGCGCGACTCAACAATCGCGAGAAGTTCGACCGCATCTGGGAGATCAACTACCAGGAACTGAATCTCCTGGTGGACCGCGTCTACCACATCGATCGCATCATCCACGAGCAGCAACTGGCGATGCCCTGGAGCCGGCCAGTGGCGCCGATTCCCAACATCAACAAGTCGAAGAAGAAGCGGAACAACATATTGGAGAAGTTCGACATGCGGATAGGCCGGGTGCCCAAAAACCGGGTGGTGAGCAAGTCGGGTCCCAAGCACCGTCCCGACATCAAGGAGCTGCCGCCAGAATCGCTCCGCCTGATGCGCAATCTCATTCGCAAGCTGTCCGATCGCGGCGGATTCCTGATCGAGGAGCGCCTGCTGAAGATCCTGGAGCCCTACTCCGAGGAAGACAAGTGCCTCGTAAGGATCGACAACATTTTCGCCGCACTACGCATCCGTCATTTGCGGGACGTGAAGGAGCTGACCAAGGTCTTCATGCCGTACACATACTGTCCGAACTGCCAGCCCCAGGGCCTGAGTCCCCGGAAGTGCGCCGAGGTGTTCATGAAGGACCAGAAGCCCAACCGACTGCACAACCAACCAGAAGGGGGtgaacaacaacagcagcaggacaGCGACCGCAACGAGGTCTTTCTCAACAAGCGCGAGGAGGCGGCCAAGAAGTGCCACAACCACTACCTGGTGATGGAGCCGGCGCTGTGCCTGCACGCCATGAACCTGTTCACTTCCAAGATGCACAAGCAGATGTACGAGCACGAGCCGGGCAGCAACATGAACGCCGTTAATCTTATCCAGATTTCGGACACCCAGATCCGCGACTTCTGGCGACAGTTCTCCGCCTGCTTTCCGGCCTCAAAGTGCAAGCTGTGGAAGACCCTGGAGCACGGCCTTAACCACTACGTCGAGGTGCTGAAGATGCGGGTGCAATACGATGCAGAGGTGGTCTTCCTGCGGCGCCAGAACGAGGAGCTGCGCCACCTTCTCCAGAAGTTCACTGTCTAG
- the LOC6503667 gene encoding zinc finger protein 660, protein MAANEPNRDLSRGHQWTARMPKDESADSPRLMCEFCGYRTRIYWNLQIHRRRHTGEKPFSCDRCQASFAARYQLNTHLERHQDIGERRRRHICTDCNLGFSSSRALYHHRPLHEDGKRFKCSQCEKSFAQAAGYAQHKRWHRQKRQRATEVKKNV, encoded by the coding sequence ATGGCAGCGAATGAACCAAACCGAGACCTGAGCAGAGGGCACCAGTGGACAGCGAGAATGCCCAAGGACGAGAGTGCGGATAGTCCGCGGCTGATGTGTGAATTTTGTGGCTACCGCACTAGAATCTACTGGAACCTGCAGATCCACCGAAGGCGACACACCGGTGAAAAGCCCTTTAGTTGCGACAGGTGTCAAGCCAGCTTTGCGGCGAGGTACCAACTAAATACACACTTGGAGCGCCACCAGGACATCGGCGAGCGACGCCGGCGACACATATGCACCGACTGCAATCTAGGATTCTCCAGCTCTAGAGCTCTGTATCACCATCGTCCACTGCACGAGGATGGGAAGCGATTTAAGTGCTCGCAGTGTGAAAAGTCTTTTGCCCAGGCCGCAGGATACGCCCAGCATAAAAGGTGGCACCGGCAGAAGAGGCAGCGGGCGACAGAAGTAAAAAAGAATGTGTAG
- the LOC6503990 gene encoding phenylalanine--tRNA ligase alpha subunit: MHPDLTERILQHLETADQVDTLDLASQFAVDHQKIVGALKSIQAHGELVTAEVATHKSLGLTDEGLSVVEHGSHEALVHAAVPEEGITQAALMTAGGPNAKVGFSKAMSHGWILVDKTVTPPLVRRKVEKITDSVKEQLKQVAAGKGDALPSKEVTDFKKRKLLQETTTKSFVLRRGPEFATTLTKLETDLTVEMLSSGLWEQLKFKSYNFDALGAPPSRGHLHPLLKVRTEFRQIFLEMGFSEMPTNNYVESSFWNFDALYQPQQHPARDAHDTFFVNHPAKSHKFPQDYLERVKKVHSVGGYGSKGYGYDWKLEEAQKNLLRTHTTAVSARMLYKLANQEGGFKPAKYFSIDKVFRNETLDATHLAEFHQVEGVIADVGLTLGDLIGTLYEFFRKLGITQLEFKPAYNPYTEPSMEIFCYHPGLGKWIEVGNSGVFRPEMLLPMGLPENVNVIAWGLSLERPTMIKYGINNIRDLVGPKVDLKMVEEGPICRLDHV; this comes from the coding sequence ATGCATCCCGATCTCACAGAGCGCATTCTTCAACACCTGGAGACCGCCGACCAGGTGGATACTCTGGACCTGGCCTCCCAATTCGCCGTAGACCACCAGAAGATCGTCGGCGCCTTGAAGAGCATTCAAGCGCACGGAGAACTGGTCACCGCTGAGGTGGCTACCCACAAGAGCCTCGGTCTCACCGACGAGGGCCTATCTGTAGTGGAGCATGGTAGTCACGAAGCGCTTGTTCACGCTGCCGTTCCGGAGGAGGGCATTACCCAGGCGGCTCTGATGACAGCTGGGGGTCCCAACGCCAAGGTGGGCTTCAGCAAGGCCATGTCCCACGGATGGATTCTGGTGGACAAGACTGTCACTCCGCCTCTGGTGCGCCGCAAGGTGGAAAAGATTACGGATTCGGTTAAGGAGCAACTCAAGCAGGTGGCTGCCGGCAAGGGCGATGCTTTGCCCTCAAAGGAAGTTACTGATTTCAAAAAGCGCAAGCTCCTCCAAGAAACCACCACCAAAAGCTTTGTACTCAGACGTGGTCCGGAATTCGCGACCACCCTGACAAAATTGGAGACGGATCTTACTGTCGAAATGCTTTCCAGCGGGCTGTGGGAGCAGCTGAAGTTCAAGTCATATAACTTTGATGCCTTAGGTGCCCCGCCATCGCGCGGTCATCTGCATCCGTTGCTGAAAGTACGCACTGAATTCCGGCAGATATTCCTCGAGATGGGCTTCTCCGAAATGCCCACCAACAATTACGTGGAATCGTCTTTCTGGAACTTTGACGCCTTGTATCAGCCGCAGCAGCATCCGGCGCGCGATGCCCACGACACTTTCTTTGTGAACCATCCCGCTAAAAGCCATAAGTTCCCGCAGGATTATCTGGAGCGGGTAAAGAAAGTTCATTCAGTTGGTGGCTACGGATCGAAGGGATACGGCTACGACTGGAAGTTGGAGGAGGCACAGAAGAATCTACTGCGCACCCACACTACGGCCGTGTCGGCGAGGATGCTGTATAAACTTGCAAACCAGGAGGGTGGCTTCAAGCCCGCCAAGTACTTCAGCATAGACAAAGTGTTTCGCAACGAAACACTGGACGCCACCCATCTGGCAGAGTTCCATCAGGTGGAAGGAGTTATTGCTGATGTGGGCCTAACCTTAGGCGATTTGATCGGTACTCTCTATGAATTCTTCCGCAAGCTGGGCATTACCCAACTCGAGTTCAAGCCGGCCTACAATCCCTACACAGAGCCCAGCATGGAAATCTTCTGCTACCATCCTGGACTGGGGAAATGGATCGAGGTTGGCAACTCTGGAGTATTCCGCCCGGAAATGCTACTGCCCATGGGACTGCCGGAGAACGTTAATGTGATCGCATGGGGCTTGTCACTGGAGCGTCCCACCATGATTAAGTACGGCATTAACAACATCCGCGACCTGGTGGGTCCCAAGGTGGATCTGAAAATGGTGGAGGAGGGCCCAATATGTCGGCTAGATCATGTTTAG
- the LOC6503992 gene encoding zinc finger protein OZF, with amino-acid sequence MLRHCLANVDFARLHAQQQLQPKCGEIFYEQEANSFQLVCLLCEMKHFAFEDFARHIRNVHFDSQGRPLTEMVTAVRQDNLVITKTEMQVEYLSGGEEEPDLEESSPLRVMVVEENQSEEDEDTSHVLWEQVERLSPHSESMSSNLDDENISSYSFEKSHGEEEDLPQSVFKKMKQRQPKDYNCSHCNRKYTTQKYLNTHLRMSHPHPQAFKCDVCGATFDVDRALEQHRRKEHTEFECKICAKVFKSSRSLLRHVQGHSGIRQFKCDYENCGKAFVNQHNLNSHRRVHSDERNFVCELCGYRSRYREALIVHRRTHTGEKPFACQTCSRCFASKSLLNEHQAMHSTDKPYKCDKCEAAFSRPKALYHHKHLHLGIKKFKCKVCGNAYAQAAGLSAHMRAHRLQAQNTVELSREAGSVEMLFTF; translated from the exons ATGCTGAGGCACTGCTTGGCGAATGTTGACTTTGCCCGGTTACAtgcgcagcagcagctgcaacCCAAATGCGGCGAAATCTTCTATGAGCAAGAGGCTAACAGTTTCCAGCTCGTGTGTTTGCTTTGCGAAATGAAGCACTTTGCCTTCGAGGATTTCGCCCGGCACATTCGGAACGTGCACTTCGACTCCCAAGGAAGACCGCTCACAGAAATGGTCACTGCTGTTCGGCAGGATAACCTGGTCATTACCAAGACAGAGATGCAGGTTGAATATCTGTCCGGTGGCGAGGAAGAACCTGATCTGGAAGAGAGCAGTCCTCTGCGTGTAATGGTCGTAGAGGAAAACCAGTCAGAGGAGGATGAAGACACTTCCCATGTGCTTTGGGAGCAAGTGGAAAGGCTCTCGCCCCACTCTGAAAGTATGTCTAGCAATTTGGATGATGAAAATATCTCCAGTTATTCTTTTGAGAAATCACACGGAGAGGAGGAGGACCTACCGCAGTCGGTTTTTAAG AAAATGAAGCAGCGCCAACCAAAGGATTACAATTGCTCACACTGCAATCGTAAGTACACAACCCAAAAGTACCTGAATACCCACCTCCGGATGAGCCATCCGCACCCACAGGCTTTCAAATGCGATGTTTGCGGGGCCACTTTTGACGTGGACCGGGCTCTGGAGCAACACCGACGTAAGGAGCACACAGAATTCGAGTGTAAAATATGCGCCAAAGTCTTTAAGAGCTCTCGCTCCCTTCTCCGTCACGTACAGGGTCATTCGGGGATTCGACAGTTTAAATGCGATTATGAAAACTGCGGCAAGGCCTTCGTGAATCAACACAATCTCAACTCCCATCGGCGCGTCCACAGCGATGAGCGAAACTTCGTGTGCGAACTGTGTGGCTATAGATCCCGGTATCGGGAGGCACTGATAGTCCATCGACGGACGCATACAGGCGAAAAGCCTTTTGCGTGCCAGACCTGCTCCCGTTGCTTTGCCTCCAAGTCACTGCTGAACGAGCACCAGGCCATGCACTCGACGGATAAACCCTATAAGTGCGACAAGTGCGAGGCAGCCTTCTCACGCCCCAAGGCTCTTTACCACCACAAGCACCTGCATCTGGGAATCAAGAAGTTCAAGTGCAAAGTCTGCGGAAACGCATATGCTCAGGCCGCCGGTCTCTCCGCTCACATGCGAGCCCACAGGCTGCAAGCCCAAAATACAGTCGAGTTGAGCCGCGAGGCGGGTTCCGTGGAGATGCTTTTCACTTTCtga
- the LOC6503668 gene encoding mothers against decapentaplegic homolog 3, whose protein sequence is MLPFTPQVVKRLLALKKGSEDNSVEGKWSEKAVKNLVKKIKKNSQLEELERAISTQNCQTRCVTVPRSKPAPAGEHLRKGLPHVIYCRLWRWPDLQSQNELKPLDHCEYAFHLRKDEICINPYHYKKIELSILVPKSLPTPPDSIVDYPLDNHTHQIPNNTDYNAAIIRSASLSPPQYMELGGSGSGTGAATSSSTSGAPSSSPSSYQQQQQLSFGQNMDSQSSVLSVGSSIPNTGTPPPGYMSEDGDPIDPNDNMNMSRLTPPADAAPVMYHEPAFWCSISYYELNTRVGETFHASQPSITVDGFTDPSNSERFCLGLLSNVNRNEVVEQTRRHIGKGVRLYYIGGEVFAECLSDSSIFVQSPNCNQRYGWHPATVCKIPPGCNLKIFNNQEFAALLSQSVSQGFEAVYQLTRMCTIRMSFVKGWGAEYRRQTVTSTPCWIELHLNGPLQWLDRVLTQMGSPRLPCSSMS, encoded by the coding sequence ATGTTGCCATTCACACCGCAGGTGGTCAAGCGATTATTAGCACTCAAAAAAGGCAGCGAGGACAACAGCGTCGAAGGCAAGTGGTCGGAGAAGGCCGTCAAGAACCTGGTGAAGAAGATAAAGAAGAACTCGCAGTTGGAGGAGCTAGAGCGGGCAATCTCCACGCAGAACTGCCAGACGCGGTGCGTGACGGTGCCGCGCAGTAAGCCCGCACCCGCCGGTGAGCATCTGCGGAAGGGTTTGCCGCACGTCATCTATTGCCGTCTGTGGCGCTGGCCGGATCTCCAGTCTCAGAATGAACTGAAGCCCCTGGACCACTGCGAATACGCCTTCCATCTGCGCAAGGACGAGATCTGCATTAATCCGTATCACTACAAGAAGATTGAGTTGTCGATTCTGGTGCCAAAGTCGTTGCCCACGCCGCCCGACTCCATTGTGGACTATCCGCTGGATAACCATACTCACCAGATACCCAACAACACCGACTACAATGCTGCGATAATCCGCAGCGCCTCACTGAGTCCGCCGCAGTACATGGAATTGGGTGGCTCCGGCTCCGGAACCGGTGCGGCCACATCCAGCTCAACTTCTGGGGCACCATCTTCCTCCCCCTCGTCctaccaacagcagcagcagctgtcCTTCGGCCAGAATATGGACTCGCAATCGAGTGTGCTGAGCGTGGGAAGTAGCATTCCCAACACGGGCACCCCGCCGCCCGGCTACATGAGCGAGGATGGCGATCCGATCGATCCCAATGACAACATGAACATGTCCCGGCTGACGCCGCCCGCCGATGCCGCACCAGTGATGTACCATGAGCCGGCCTTCTGGTGCTCCATCAGCTACTACGAGCTAAATACGCGCGTCGGCGAGACCTTCCACGCCTCGCAGCCCTCAATCACCGTCGACGGCTTCACCGATCCCTCTAACTCGGAGCGCTTCTGTCTCGGCCTACTCTCCAATGTCAACCGCAACGAGGTGGTGGAGCAGACCCGCCGCCACATTGGCAAGGGTGTGCGGCTCTACTATATCGGCGGCGAGGTGTTCGCCGAGTGCCTGAGCGATTCGTCCATCTTCGTGCAGAGCCCCAATTGCAACCAGCGCTACGGCTGGCATCCGGCCACCGTCTGCAAAATCCCGCCCGGTTGCAACCTGAAGATCTTCAACAACCAGGAGTTCGCCGCCCTGCTGTCCCAGTCCGTTTCGCAGGGATTCGAGGCGGTCTATCAGCTCACGCGCATGTGCACCATCCGGATGTCGTTCGTAAAGGGCTGGGGAGCCGAGTATCGCCGCCAGACGGTCACCTCGACGCCCTGCTGGATCGAGCTGCACCTGAACGGGCCGCTCCAGTGGCTGGATCGCGTCCTCACCCAGATGGGATCGCCGCGGCTGCCGTGCAGCTCCATGTCCTAA
- the LOC6503666 gene encoding gastrula zinc finger protein xFG20-1, translating to MLKSLKPDTYAGMANAKCGEIYFQSLNSFRIDCAFCEMKSFVFGDFLLHVQNVHFENGLLKTETTETELKQEQRDSLTDSQTSPVPIVAQVNPFAWYEIGGVEQDESDDETGAAAAANAEELPGKAIMKWDNSNYDCLRQVRSLKVDYKEDSDQECDDLAFLHLEIDSRQSSTLKSPNPCPYCSKTYQSRKTLERHIMRQHKNVASLEADSEDADYEPPKETSTKPVQEHKCEHCGKIYHGKYSLRQHLKRDHDVPGDEGTTSFTCLECDTQLPRLRLLDEHMVQAHGGAACVVCSRRYKTRHELKRHQTKHATERNVPCPHADCGKRFFTVRHMRNHCKVHTEQKNFVCESCGYSCRNKETLRVHIRSHTGERPFGCQVCDKRFPSHSGLREHMAMHSTERPHVCGVCGATFSRQKGLYHHKFLHADTKQFVCKLCGNAYAQAAGLAGHMRKHRNDELNG from the coding sequence ATGCTCAAGTCCCTCAAGCCGGACACGTACGCCGGAATGGCGAACGCCAAGTGCGGCGAGATCTACTTTCAGAGCCTGAACAGCTTTCGCATTGACTGCGCCTTCTGTGAGATGAAGAGCTTCGTGTTTGGAGACTTCCTGCTTCACGTCCAGAACGTTCACTTTGAGAACGGCCTGCTCAAAACGGAGACGACCGAGACGGAGCTGAAGCAGGAGCAGCGGGATAGCCTGACGGATAGCCAAACATCTCCGGTGCCGATTGTAGCGCAGGTTAATCCTTTTGCTTGGTACGAAATCGGTGGCGTCGAGCAGGATGAGAGCGACGACGAGACgggtgcagcagcagcagcaaacgCGGAGGAGCTGCCTGGAAAAGCTATCATGAAGTGGGACAACTCCAATTACGATTGCTTGCGGCAGGTGCGATCTTTGAAAGTCGATTATAAAGAGGATTCCGATCAGGAATGTGACGACCTGGCATTTCTGCATCTTGAAATAGACAGCCGACAATCTTCAACTCTCAAGTCGCCCAATCCTTGCCCATACTGCTCGAAGACTTACCAGAGCCGCAAGACTCTAGAACGGCATATCATGCGGCAGCACAAAAATGTTGCTTCGTTAGAAGCGGACAGCGAAGATGCAGACTACGAGCCACCTAAGGAGACTAGCACGAAGCCAGTCCAGGAGCATAAGTGCGAGCACTGCGGTAAGATCTATCACGGGAAGTACAGCCTGCGACAGCATTTAAAAAGGGATCACGATGTCCCGGGTGACGAGGGAACCACCAGCTTCACATGCCTGGAGTGTGATACCCAATTGCCCCGCCTTCGATTACTGGACGAACACATGGTGCAGGCACATGGTGGGGCCGCGTGCGTGGTATGCAGCAGGCGGTATAAGACACGGCACGAGCTGAAGCGACACCAGACGAAGCATGCCACAGAACGAAATGTGCCTTGCCCGCATGCAGACTGTGGGAAAAGATTCTTTACCGTCCGCCACATGCGAAATCACTGTAAGGTGCACACGGAGCAGAAGAACTTTGTGTGCGAAAGTTGCGGCTACAGCTGCCGAAATAAGGAGACGCTGCGCGTGCACATCCGGAGCCACACGGGTGAGCGGCCGTTTGGGTGTCAAGTGTGCGACAAGCGATTTCCCTCACATTCCGGCCTCCGGGAGCACATGGCCATGCATTCGACGGAGAGACCTCACGTGTGCGGTGTTTGCGGGGCCACCTTCTCACGCCAGAAGGGCCTGTACCACCACAAGTTTCTGCACGCGGATACTAAGCAATTCGTTTGCAAGCTTTGCGGCAATGCCTATGCCCAGGCGGCAGGACTGGCAGGACACATGCGGAAGCACCGGAACGACGAGCTCAACGGGTAG
- the LOC6503991 gene encoding uncharacterized protein LOC6503991 encodes MESNPTQTLHQAIQKKFGLPSACEGASSKLCCDPETNSNPPQFIIPQLRIGEDLGTQELLRQASDARTEKLLNDIKRRRQCSETENNTSGFIIPKLGAVPGEPLGETKLNIPLLARLEQSVGQLHISSGDGDRVGDTRLASMPQTGPTPLIDLTSTVIAGVKDAPPKESATKAKEKQKRRNTENFEIPFIACNPVRRCKLSGGLLANRRHSLHDENVDESEKGEILEIKEEPSAVGSMLDTIVGYPEPRRPQLEYAVTSLERQHLKLCVRPDYGTQIKRFRFDTPSPDELVKQALQKSWRISRT; translated from the coding sequence ATGGAAAGTAATCCGACTCAAACCCTCCACCAGGCGATCCAGAAGAAATTTGGCTTGCCAAGTGCCTGCGAGGGTGCCAGTTCAAAATTATGTTGTGACCCTGAAACGAATTCAAATCCCCCACAGTTTATCATACCGCAGCTGAGGATAGGTGAGGACCTAGGCACCCAGGAGCTGTTGCGACAAGCATCGGATGCACGGACCGAAAAACTCCTCAACGACATTAAGCGTCGTCGTCAGTGCAGCGAAACCGAAAACAACACATCTGGTTTTATCATCCCCAAGTTGGGAGCTGTTCCCGGAGAGCCTCTGGGAGAGACCAAGCTCAATATACCACTTCTGGCCCGTTTGGAGCAAAGTGTGGGCCAGTTACACATTAGCAGCGGAGACGGTGACAGAGTAGGCGACACGAGGCTAGCGTCGATGCCACAAACTGGTCCGACTCCCCTTATTGACCTCACGTCTACGGTAATAGCCGGCGTAAAGGATGCACCGCCAAAGGAGTCCGCCACCAAAGCGAAGGAGAAGCAAAAGAGACGAAACACTGAAAACTTTGAGATTCCATTCATTGCTTGTAATCCTGTGCGTCGGTGCAAGCTTTCCGGAGGCTTGCTTGCCAATCGAAGGCACTCCCTGCACGATGAGAATGTAGACGAGTCGGAGAAAGGGGAAATCCTTGAAATAAAAGAAGAGCCAAGTGCTGTTGGCAGCATGCTTGACACCATTGTGGGCTACCCAGAACCAAGACGACCTCAGCTTGAGTACGCCGTAACTAGTTTGGAGCGGCAGCACTTGAAGTTGTGTGTCCGGCCGGATTATGGCACTCAAATAAAACGATTCCGCTTCGACACACCTTCTCCGGACGAGCTGGTTAAGCAAGCGCTGCAAAAGTCCTGGCGCATCTCGCGCACCTGA